A stretch of the Medicago truncatula cultivar Jemalong A17 chromosome 5, MtrunA17r5.0-ANR, whole genome shotgun sequence genome encodes the following:
- the LOC25494829 gene encoding heavy metal-associated isoprenylated plant protein 28, whose product MANMQIVPAYKNNVEAQYVEMMVPLYSYGCEKKIKKSLSSLKGIYSVNVDHCQQKVTVWGICNKFDVLQTVRSKRKDACFWNQQDNVELEEISKQPSSSPISLPTFPHKNFKRSLSLTKVRSLSLKAWKKVFTRSYSF is encoded by the exons ATGGCCAACATGCAAATTGTCCCAGCTTACAAGAATAATGTGGAGGCACAATATGTTGAAATGATGGTACCCTTGTATTCTTATGGCTGtgagaagaaaataaagaaaagctTATCCAGTCTTAAAG GCATATACTCAGTAAATGTGGACCATTGTCAACAAAAGGTGACGGTATGGGGAATTTGCAATAAATTTGATGTGTTACAAACAGTAAGAAGCAAGAGAAAAGATGCTTGTTTTTGGAACCAACAAGACAATGTTGAATTAGAAGAGATTTCAAAACAACCCTCATCTTCACCAATTTCATTACCAACCTTTCCGCACAAAAATTTCAAACGTTCTTTATCTTTAACTAAGGTTCGGTCTCTAAGTTTGAAGGCATGGAAAAAGGTCTTCACTAGATcatattctttttaa
- the LOC11407332 gene encoding heavy metal-associated isoprenylated plant protein 9 translates to MGEEAKQEQPKVEEKQEEKKEEKAEGGKEEEKKEESKEEKPEEEKKEEPKPPEPCVLFVDLHCVGCAKKIQRSIMKMRGVEGVVIDMAKNEVTIKGIVEPQAICNTITKKTKRRANVISPLPPAEGEPVPEVVNSQVSGPETVELNVNMHCEACAEQLKRKILQMRGVQTAVTEFSTGKVTVTGTMDANKLVDYVYRRTKKQAKIVPKPEPEPEKKEEESKEGEKPAAEEEAKPEENKKEEEKPTEEPKKEEGGENKEEKGGEESKEETKKEESGATAMVNIDEEGMKRMMYYYQYPPLYVIERTPPPQLFSDENPNACIIS, encoded by the exons GAACAACCAAAGGTTGAGGAGAAGcaagaggaaaagaaagaagaaaaggcAGAAGGAggaaaagaagaggaaaagaaggaggaaagcaAAGAGGAAAAGccagaagaagagaaaaaggaagagccTAAACCACCAGAACCATGTGTACTTTTTGTGGATTTGCATTGTGTTGGATGTGCAAAGAAGATTCAAAGATCTATAATGAAAATGAGAG GAGTTGAGGGAGTAGTTATTGACATGGCTAAAAATGAAGTTACCATAAAAGGTATAGTGGAGCCTCAAGCTATATGCAATACAATTACCaagaaaacaaagagaagagCAAACGTTATATCTCCATTGCCTCCAGCAGAAGGAGAACCTGTCCCAGAAGTTGTCAATTCTCAG GTTAGTGGACCAGAGACAGTGGAACTTAATGTGAATATGCATTGTGAGGCTTGTGCTGAGCAACTCAAGAGAAAGATACTCCAAATGAGAG GAGTTCAAACAGCAGTGACAGAGTTTAGCACAGGGAAAGTAACTGTGACAGGAACAATGGATGCAAACAAGCTAGTGGATTATGTCTATAGAAGAACCAAAAAACAAGCGAAAATAGTTCCTAAACCCGAACCTGAaccagaaaagaaagaagaagaaagcaaaGAAGGTGAAAAACCTGCAGCAGAAGAAGAAGCTAAACCAGAAGAGaataagaaagaagaagagaaaccAACAGAAGAaccaaagaaagaagaagggggtgagaataaagaagaaaaagggggtgaagaaagcaaagaagaaacCAAGAAAGAAGAGAGTGGTGCTACTGCTATGGTTAATATTGATGAAGAAGGAATGAAGAGAATGATGTATTATTATCAATATCCTCCACTTTATGTGATTGAACGTACTCCACCACCTCAACTATTCAGTGATGAAAATCCTAATGCATGCATCATTTCATAA